The following coding sequences are from one Saprospiraceae bacterium window:
- a CDS encoding VCBS repeat-containing protein translates to MEKEKVMLYTFSATCFLACISCSLEKQVHSEKMFSLIPASESGIFFKNAIVERPQDFQIELAYLYNGGGVGISDFNQDGLQDIYFTSNQSGDKLYLNLGDFKFKDVSSSALINIYGGWKNGIAISDVNGDGLDDIYVCRGGSFENTADNENLLFINQGNLTFIESAAKYNINDPGISISAVFFDLENDGDLDLYVTNRPNTFDNSFVNLVKGKEENNRFYSDQLYRNEGGQKFTNITAIAGLQPNYAYGLNVIAGDINDDGYQDLYVCNDFAENDYVYINQKNGTFKHSEKNIANHISFSSMGADIGDIDNDGREDIFITEMRPEDYRRSKTSMPAMNPAVFDSLRMYGIAFQFMHNTLLYNQGKGYYSEIAHMCNLDKTEWSWAPLIVDLNNDGLKDLFVATGHKRDVMDRDVDALIQEFKKSKTQFNSIDDLLSKLPTIKTTNYIFENKGNFTFSKVMKDWGMDQISFSNGAAAADLDNDGDLDLVVNNVDDDAFLYRNNNKEQNNSIRVKLVDYPGNKDGLGSKIQLEEDKSQYQFASVRRVRGYLSCTEEYTHFGIGKKQKAKSIKVTWPDGRVSVVKDPDANKVHLISYSKSKAPNSQVPTKQVLFVDRSKEDLIPVFQHKENDFNDFHKQILLPHRLSRQGTEISVADLNGDKLEDFFIGNAKDAEGAVYFQKNQGNFEKSVQSDISKDKAYEDISSDIFDADGDGDMDLYVVSGGTEFPQGKFYQDRLYLNDGKGFFKKCSECLPPITESGGVAIHFDFDFDGDMDILRGSRVIPDKYPFAPNSYLFENKGNAKFRDVTVSKAPMLRNLGMVTDAMQVNSLIENKPTIVVVGEWMPIKLYSYSADGLKEIDASQFGFNNSVGWWNCIIADDLDNDGDVDMFGGNLGENYKFHTSIEKPFSVYCDDFDQNGTYDVVLAKYNNSELVPIRGKQCSQEQMPFIKTKYPTYKSFSETNLQGILGDKMKSGVHHSAQTFSSKLFLNNQGKFESIPLPKLAQISTIQGIVIQDFDHDDEKEIAVAGNYFQVEIETTPADASIGLMMKYKDGKFYCVDNSDSGIFLPRDVKDLKQINIAGDYALLVSNDDEPMQILYPNKKINLK, encoded by the coding sequence ATGGAAAAGGAAAAAGTGATGCTATACACTTTTTCAGCTACTTGTTTTTTGGCTTGTATATCATGCAGCCTAGAAAAACAAGTTCACTCTGAAAAAATGTTTTCTTTAATACCTGCTTCTGAATCAGGAATTTTCTTTAAAAACGCTATCGTAGAAAGGCCGCAAGATTTTCAAATTGAATTGGCTTATCTATACAATGGAGGCGGGGTTGGGATAAGTGATTTTAATCAAGATGGACTTCAAGATATATATTTTACTTCCAATCAAAGCGGTGATAAATTGTATCTAAATCTTGGCGATTTTAAATTTAAAGATGTAAGTTCCAGTGCGTTAATCAACATATATGGTGGTTGGAAAAATGGTATTGCCATTTCTGATGTAAATGGTGATGGATTGGATGATATCTATGTCTGCCGAGGAGGCTCATTTGAGAACACGGCTGATAATGAAAATTTGTTGTTTATCAATCAAGGAAATTTAACATTTATCGAAAGTGCAGCAAAGTATAATATCAATGATCCGGGAATTTCTATTTCAGCAGTATTTTTTGATTTGGAAAATGACGGTGACCTTGATTTATATGTTACGAATCGGCCAAATACATTCGATAATAGTTTTGTAAACCTTGTGAAAGGAAAGGAGGAAAATAATCGATTTTACTCTGATCAATTGTATAGAAATGAAGGGGGTCAAAAGTTTACAAATATTACTGCGATAGCAGGACTACAACCGAATTATGCATACGGTTTGAATGTAATCGCAGGTGATATAAATGATGATGGGTACCAAGATTTGTATGTGTGTAATGATTTTGCAGAGAACGATTATGTTTATATCAATCAAAAAAATGGAACATTTAAACATTCTGAGAAAAATATTGCGAACCATATTTCTTTTAGTTCTATGGGAGCAGATATTGGCGATATAGATAATGACGGTCGGGAAGATATTTTTATTACTGAAATGAGACCTGAAGATTACCGACGAAGTAAAACATCTATGCCTGCAATGAACCCTGCTGTATTTGATAGTTTGAGAATGTATGGCATTGCCTTTCAATTTATGCATAACACCTTATTATACAATCAGGGCAAAGGATACTATAGTGAAATTGCCCATATGTGTAATTTAGATAAAACGGAATGGTCATGGGCGCCATTGATCGTAGATTTAAATAATGATGGTCTGAAGGATCTATTTGTAGCAACTGGTCATAAAAGGGACGTAATGGACAGAGACGTGGATGCATTAATTCAAGAATTCAAGAAATCAAAAACTCAATTTAATTCTATTGATGATCTACTCAGCAAGCTCCCAACTATAAAAACTACCAATTACATTTTTGAGAACAAAGGTAATTTCACTTTCTCCAAGGTTATGAAAGATTGGGGTATGGATCAGATCAGTTTTTCCAATGGTGCTGCTGCTGCTGATTTGGACAATGATGGTGATTTAGATCTTGTGGTAAACAATGTGGATGACGATGCTTTTCTGTACAGGAATAACAATAAAGAGCAAAATAATTCTATTCGAGTTAAACTGGTAGATTATCCTGGTAATAAAGACGGATTAGGATCTAAAATACAATTGGAAGAGGACAAAAGTCAATATCAATTTGCTTCCGTACGTAGGGTGAGAGGATATCTGTCCTGTACTGAGGAGTACACTCATTTTGGGATAGGTAAAAAACAAAAAGCAAAAAGCATTAAGGTCACCTGGCCTGATGGTAGGGTTTCTGTTGTTAAAGATCCGGATGCAAATAAGGTTCATTTGATTTCTTATTCTAAGTCCAAAGCACCAAATTCACAAGTCCCTACAAAGCAAGTGTTATTTGTAGATCGGAGTAAAGAAGATTTAATTCCGGTGTTTCAGCACAAGGAGAATGATTTTAATGATTTTCATAAGCAGATTCTGTTGCCTCATCGTTTATCTAGACAAGGAACGGAAATTAGCGTAGCAGATTTAAATGGTGATAAGCTGGAGGATTTCTTTATCGGTAATGCAAAGGATGCTGAAGGAGCTGTTTATTTCCAAAAAAACCAAGGTAACTTTGAAAAATCCGTTCAATCTGATATTAGTAAAGACAAGGCGTACGAAGATATTTCGTCTGATATCTTTGATGCAGATGGCGATGGTGATATGGACCTATATGTTGTGTCGGGCGGTACCGAGTTTCCACAGGGTAAGTTTTATCAAGACAGACTTTATCTCAATGACGGCAAAGGCTTTTTCAAAAAGTGTTCCGAATGTTTACCACCAATTACGGAATCTGGAGGAGTAGCTATTCATTTTGATTTTGATTTTGATGGCGACATGGATATATTGAGAGGAAGCCGAGTAATACCTGATAAATACCCGTTTGCTCCCAATTCATATCTATTTGAAAATAAGGGAAATGCAAAATTTAGGGATGTAACAGTTTCCAAGGCGCCTATGCTTAGGAATCTGGGAATGGTGACAGACGCGATGCAAGTGAATTCGCTGATAGAAAACAAACCTACGATTGTAGTTGTAGGAGAATGGATGCCTATTAAACTATACAGTTATTCAGCAGACGGATTAAAGGAAATAGATGCAAGTCAATTCGGATTTAACAATTCAGTCGGTTGGTGGAATTGTATCATTGCAGATGATCTGGATAATGATGGTGACGTTGATATGTTTGGAGGAAATTTAGGTGAGAATTATAAGTTTCACACTTCGATAGAAAAACCCTTTTCAGTTTATTGCGACGATTTCGATCAAAACGGCACATATGATGTAGTGCTTGCCAAGTACAATAACTCAGAATTGGTACCTATCAGAGGTAAACAATGTAGCCAGGAACAAATGCCATTTATAAAAACCAAATACCCTACATATAAATCCTTTTCTGAAACAAATTTGCAAGGCATTTTAGGCGATAAGATGAAGTCTGGAGTACACCACTCAGCACAAACCTTTTCAAGCAAACTTTTTCTGAATAATCAAGGAAAGTTTGAGTCTATTCCTCTGCCCAAGTTAGCTCAGATTTCTACAATACAAGGAATCGTCATCCAAGATTTTGATCATGATGATGAAAAAGAAATTGCAGTTGCAGGTAATTATTTTCAAGTCGAAATTGAAACTACCCCGGCAGATGCTTCGATTGGATTAATGATGAAGTATAAGGATGGTAAATTTTATTGTGTTGATAATTCGGATTCAGGTATTTTTCTTCCAAGAGATGTTAAAGATCTGAAGCAAATTAATATTGCAGGGGATTATGCACTTTTAGTTTCAAATGATGACGAACCTATGCAAATATTGTATCCAAATAAAAAAATAAATCTCAAATAG
- a CDS encoding VCBS repeat-containing protein, with protein sequence MIDFRFICQVTILLAIILYSGCKSDESKTAPVDTQGNLFTLLSPKETGIQFANNIRQNVDEHIFNFNYIFNGGGVAIADFNKDGLEDLYFTGNQVADRLYLNKGDLKFEDISTSSGITKSGGWRSGVAIVDINQDGYPDIYVCRGGYAFDSIRNKNLLFVNQKNLSFTEEAEKYGIADVGFSITANFFDYDNDNDLDLYVVNRPDHWGISIMQIVDRKKSKYDDQSKYVTDQFYRNNGDGTFTNITKTVGILPNYGFGLSSSVGDFNHDGWDDIYVANDFLENDYLFINDRKGGFKESAKDYFKHIPFYSMGSDMADINNDMQDDLFVVEMRPEDYKRSKTSMPQMNIPMFDSLEHQGFLRQYMHNALYYNYGNGKYAEISQLAGVDKTDWSWSPLIEDFDMDGYKDIFVTNGYRMDVYDQDGNAKIKEMAGKNGAGMMLKSPDEFYQFLPSVKAVNFIYKNNGDLTFSKKMKEWGIQEASFSNGSATADLDNDGDLDIVINNIDEEAFLYRNNSNQRSNYLQMELTGPQGNLDAIGARIQVYTPEGKQSITQRLQRGYLSSSHRIIQFGLGSATKVDSCIIVWPDTRINKITNVKIRSKIKVNHSEAEPSSLSKGNPSAWLMDVSSEVLKVPFKHKENLFNDYRKQILLPHRMSRMGPFISVGDFNGDHKNDFFIGGARGQSGQVYLQQGEGLFEPKTQSTFQRDARFEDMQSLIQDFNSDGYQDLYIVSGDTESPEGEMYQDRLYLNDGAANFTKSINSIPKIISSGEYALSLDFDNDGDMDIFRGGRTVPDKYPYAPQSYLLENNGKGLFKDVTDEKANVLKKCGMITSGEWVDLIGDKSKELVLCGDWLGIKIYSWDGQKFIEVDVSHLGLDRQEGWWNKLIATDIDQDGDIDLVCGNLGENYKFHTSAEKPFQVFCNDFDQNGTYDIILTKYNGNDIVPIRGKQCSQEQIPSIKSKFPTFKSFANASLNDLYGENLNSSLNYKVNNFSSGVFWNEGGKFKWSAFPVEAQFSSIRAIVCDDINGDGKIDVIFGGNNYDTEVETTSSDASIGGVILQQEDRGFIYIKPNDSGLSIDAVITDITKLNSNLGSIYVIATNNDYTKVYRNIRTGKQNLN encoded by the coding sequence ATGATTGATTTTCGGTTCATTTGTCAAGTTACTATTTTATTAGCAATAATTTTATATTCAGGTTGTAAAAGTGATGAAAGTAAAACCGCTCCTGTTGATACTCAGGGGAACTTGTTTACTTTATTGAGTCCCAAAGAAACCGGAATCCAGTTTGCCAACAACATCAGGCAGAATGTTGATGAACATATATTCAACTTCAATTATATTTTTAATGGAGGTGGAGTTGCAATTGCTGATTTTAATAAGGACGGGCTTGAAGACTTGTATTTTACAGGAAATCAGGTTGCAGACAGATTATACCTCAATAAAGGGGATTTGAAGTTTGAGGATATCAGTACTTCTTCTGGCATCACCAAAAGCGGAGGATGGAGGTCTGGAGTGGCAATTGTGGATATCAATCAAGATGGTTATCCTGATATTTACGTTTGCCGCGGCGGCTATGCATTCGATAGTATCAGAAATAAGAATCTTCTTTTTGTAAATCAGAAAAATCTCAGCTTTACTGAAGAAGCAGAAAAGTATGGCATAGCCGATGTTGGATTTTCAATAACAGCGAATTTTTTTGACTACGACAATGATAATGATTTAGACCTTTATGTAGTAAATAGGCCTGATCATTGGGGCATCTCAATCATGCAAATTGTTGATAGGAAGAAATCAAAATATGACGATCAAAGTAAGTATGTCACTGATCAATTTTACAGGAATAATGGAGATGGTACTTTTACTAATATTACAAAGACTGTTGGCATTTTACCAAATTATGGCTTTGGCTTAAGTAGTTCTGTAGGGGATTTTAATCATGATGGTTGGGATGATATTTATGTTGCGAATGATTTTTTGGAGAATGATTATTTGTTTATAAATGATAGAAAGGGTGGATTTAAAGAATCCGCCAAAGATTATTTTAAACATATCCCATTTTACTCCATGGGAAGTGATATGGCTGACATCAATAATGACATGCAGGATGATTTGTTTGTCGTAGAAATGAGACCGGAAGACTATAAAAGAAGTAAGACATCTATGCCACAAATGAATATTCCAATGTTCGACTCATTGGAACATCAAGGTTTTCTCAGGCAATACATGCACAATGCATTATACTATAATTATGGTAACGGAAAGTATGCAGAAATTTCTCAGCTGGCAGGTGTAGACAAAACAGATTGGTCTTGGTCTCCGTTGATAGAAGATTTTGATATGGACGGTTATAAAGATATTTTTGTTACCAATGGATACAGGATGGACGTTTACGATCAAGACGGTAATGCAAAAATTAAGGAAATGGCCGGTAAAAATGGGGCTGGAATGATGCTGAAGAGTCCCGACGAATTTTATCAGTTTTTGCCATCAGTCAAAGCTGTCAATTTTATTTATAAGAATAATGGAGACCTTACATTTTCAAAGAAAATGAAAGAATGGGGAATTCAAGAAGCAAGTTTTAGCAACGGATCGGCAACAGCCGATTTGGACAATGACGGTGACTTGGATATTGTCATAAATAATATTGACGAAGAGGCTTTTTTATATCGCAATAATTCAAACCAGAGGAGCAATTACCTTCAAATGGAGTTGACTGGTCCGCAGGGCAATCTGGATGCAATAGGAGCTAGAATTCAAGTGTACACACCGGAAGGCAAACAATCTATTACTCAAAGATTGCAACGTGGGTATCTATCATCATCACATCGTATTATCCAGTTTGGATTAGGATCTGCTACAAAAGTGGATAGTTGCATCATCGTATGGCCAGACACCAGGATAAATAAAATCACTAATGTAAAAATTCGGTCAAAAATAAAGGTGAATCACAGTGAAGCAGAGCCGAGTTCTTTATCAAAAGGAAACCCCTCTGCTTGGTTGATGGATGTTTCAAGTGAGGTTTTGAAAGTACCATTTAAACATAAAGAGAACTTGTTTAACGATTATAGAAAGCAAATTTTACTCCCTCATCGAATGAGCAGAATGGGCCCGTTTATTTCCGTTGGAGATTTTAATGGAGATCACAAAAATGATTTTTTTATAGGTGGAGCGAGAGGCCAAAGCGGACAAGTATATTTGCAGCAAGGTGAAGGACTATTTGAGCCAAAAACTCAATCAACTTTTCAAAGAGATGCCAGATTTGAAGATATGCAAAGTTTGATTCAAGATTTTAATTCTGATGGATATCAGGATCTCTATATAGTCTCAGGAGATACTGAATCACCTGAGGGAGAAATGTATCAGGATAGACTTTATTTGAATGATGGTGCTGCAAATTTTACAAAATCCATTAATTCGATCCCAAAAATTATCTCCAGTGGGGAGTATGCGCTGAGTTTGGATTTTGACAATGACGGTGATATGGATATTTTCAGAGGTGGCCGAACAGTTCCGGATAAATATCCATATGCTCCACAATCTTATTTATTGGAAAATAATGGTAAAGGCTTGTTCAAAGATGTTACAGATGAAAAGGCTAATGTTTTAAAAAAATGTGGTATGATCACATCTGGAGAATGGGTTGATCTGATAGGAGATAAATCAAAAGAACTGGTGCTGTGCGGGGATTGGTTAGGAATTAAAATTTATAGTTGGGATGGACAAAAATTTATTGAAGTAGATGTGAGTCATTTGGGACTGGACAGGCAAGAGGGATGGTGGAATAAATTGATTGCAACTGACATAGATCAAGATGGTGATATAGATTTAGTTTGTGGCAATTTGGGAGAGAATTATAAATTTCATACTTCTGCAGAAAAACCATTTCAGGTATTTTGTAATGATTTTGATCAAAATGGAACTTACGATATTATTTTAACCAAGTATAATGGTAATGATATAGTTCCGATAAGAGGTAAGCAATGTTCTCAAGAGCAAATACCTTCGATTAAAAGCAAATTTCCTACATTCAAATCTTTTGCTAATGCCAGTTTGAATGATTTATATGGTGAAAATTTAAATAGCAGTTTAAATTATAAAGTTAACAACTTCAGTAGTGGAGTATTTTGGAACGAAGGCGGAAAGTTCAAATGGAGTGCATTTCCTGTCGAAGCCCAGTTTTCAAGTATTAGGGCTATTGTTTGTGACGACATAAATGGAGATGGTAAAATTGATGTCATCTTCGGAGGGAATAATTATGATACAGAGGTCGAGACGACCAGTTCCGATGCTTCAATCGGAGGTGTTATCTTGCAACAGGAAGATAGAGGTTTTATTTACATTAAACCAAATGACTCAGGACTTAGTATTGATGCTGTAATTACTGATATCACAAAATTAAATTCTAATTTAGGTTCGATTTATGTGATTGCTACTAATAATGACTATACAAAAGTTTATAGAAATATACGAACTGGTAAACAAAATCTCAATTAA
- a CDS encoding VCBS repeat-containing protein, with protein sequence MKYILIFVFIVVYSCKRDASAPQSNEGSKLFTFIDPKESGITFVNKLTEVPDEHIFNFNYLYNGAGVAIGDINNDGLQDIYFTGNRAEDKLYLNKGDFKFEDISQKSGIAAFDGWKNGVVMADVNGDGWLDIYVCRGGFKNDPKKNTNLLFINKKDGTFSEEGTRYGIGDPGFSMTASFFDFDNDNDLDLYVANRPDKFYLDIPAVMAGKKNPGLLCGDHLFRNNGDNSFSDISETAGITNNYGFGLSVTTGDLDQDGFQDIYVSNDFIENDYYYHNNGNGTFTESIKKISRHTPFYSMGTDFGDLNNDGFEEIFTVEMRPEDYKRSKTSMPVMNPKQFDTMRIVGIHEQYMHNALQLNNGNGSFSEISQYSGVDKTDWSWATLLSDFDNDGWKDIFVANGIRRDLYDRDSYGKLMYDLQHNNSKKSTEEILSNLPAAKIVNYVFQNQKNLKFKKVMNDWGIKEPSFSNGAAVADLDNDGDLDLVVNNIQDPAFVYKNNSNQNYCRLALDGPEKNKFGIGAKITLKTPEGIQYAEVRNARGYLSSSEYIVHFGLGDQKTVNEIIVKWPDGKVSDLKEPAINKVLSVKYSESENEAKDGQGSELLFVDKSDVISPAFTHKENMNFNDYKVQVLLPHRLSRLGPKLSVADVNGDGKEDFFVGGAKDQSGAIYFQTENGSFSLSKQAALIADSKYEDLGSGFFDADNDGDVDLYVVSGGTESSEGANYQDRLYLNDGKGNFTKFAKNLPTIISSGSCVSFIDFDADGDLDIFRGGRTIPDKYPFPPRSYFLKNNGKGVFEDVSNIVAKEIMQLGMITSTCVTDLNGDKIPELVLAGEWMPIKIFEIKNGVFVESALSQQLKNTEGWWYSLSNADLDGDGDQDLLCGNLGENYKFHASVEKPFQVYGNDFDHNGSIDIVLAKYNGSNLVPVRGKQCSGEQMPFINVKFPSFNAFADAKLEDIYGKGLDSSVHYSAKLFASVALMNEGGSLKLVELPGEVQFSTAQSILSADFNADQKLDLFVAGNQYGAEVETTRADASIGAFFQGNGNGSWKFIHPSSSGVFLPYDVKDAKLIHVGGTKAVLVSVNNGNLKLLQWK encoded by the coding sequence ATGAAGTATATATTAATATTTGTTTTTATTGTTGTCTATTCTTGTAAAAGAGATGCCTCAGCGCCACAATCAAATGAAGGCAGTAAATTGTTTACATTTATAGATCCCAAAGAATCAGGTATCACATTTGTCAATAAGTTGACTGAGGTTCCCGATGAACACATCTTCAATTTTAATTATCTCTATAATGGAGCAGGTGTTGCGATTGGAGATATTAACAATGATGGATTGCAAGATATTTATTTTACAGGTAATAGAGCAGAAGATAAGCTTTATTTGAACAAAGGTGATTTTAAATTTGAAGACATCTCTCAAAAATCAGGTATTGCCGCATTTGATGGTTGGAAGAACGGAGTAGTGATGGCGGATGTGAATGGTGACGGCTGGCTGGATATTTATGTCTGTCGAGGAGGATTTAAAAATGACCCTAAGAAAAATACAAACTTACTTTTTATCAATAAGAAAGATGGAACATTTTCTGAAGAGGGCACAAGGTATGGTATAGGGGATCCGGGATTTTCCATGACAGCTTCATTTTTTGATTTTGACAATGACAATGATCTTGATTTGTATGTAGCAAATCGACCGGATAAGTTTTATCTGGACATCCCTGCCGTCATGGCGGGCAAAAAGAATCCCGGCTTATTGTGTGGAGATCATTTATTCCGGAATAATGGAGATAATTCATTTTCAGATATCTCAGAAACAGCTGGGATCACGAACAATTATGGATTTGGCTTAAGTGTGACTACCGGTGATCTTGATCAGGATGGCTTCCAGGATATATATGTTTCGAACGACTTTATCGAAAATGATTATTATTATCACAATAACGGAAATGGTACATTTACAGAATCGATTAAGAAGATTTCGAGACATACACCTTTTTATTCTATGGGTACTGATTTTGGAGATTTAAATAACGACGGCTTTGAAGAAATATTTACTGTAGAAATGCGCCCGGAAGATTATAAACGATCCAAAACTTCAATGCCTGTCATGAATCCTAAACAGTTCGATACCATGAGGATTGTAGGAATACACGAACAATATATGCATAATGCGTTGCAACTGAACAATGGCAATGGATCATTTTCTGAAATTTCGCAATATTCTGGTGTCGACAAAACCGATTGGTCATGGGCTACATTATTGAGTGACTTCGATAATGATGGGTGGAAGGATATTTTCGTAGCTAATGGGATAAGAAGAGACTTGTATGACCGCGATTCTTATGGTAAGCTAATGTATGATTTACAGCACAATAACAGTAAGAAAAGTACTGAAGAAATTTTATCAAATCTTCCTGCCGCAAAAATTGTAAATTATGTTTTTCAAAATCAAAAGAACCTAAAATTCAAAAAGGTGATGAATGATTGGGGAATTAAGGAACCTAGTTTTTCAAACGGGGCTGCTGTAGCCGATTTAGACAATGATGGAGATTTGGATTTGGTTGTCAATAACATTCAGGATCCGGCATTTGTATATAAGAACAATTCAAACCAAAATTACTGTCGACTAGCTCTTGATGGACCGGAGAAGAATAAATTCGGAATTGGAGCTAAAATAACCTTGAAAACACCGGAAGGGATTCAATATGCTGAAGTGCGTAATGCCAGGGGATATTTATCCAGTTCGGAATATATAGTTCATTTTGGTTTAGGAGATCAGAAAACAGTCAATGAAATTATTGTTAAATGGCCTGACGGGAAAGTATCGGATCTCAAAGAACCGGCTATAAATAAAGTGCTTAGTGTAAAGTATTCTGAATCCGAGAATGAAGCAAAAGATGGTCAGGGCAGTGAGTTGCTCTTTGTAGACAAAAGTGACGTCATCTCCCCGGCATTTACACATAAGGAAAATATGAATTTTAATGATTATAAAGTTCAGGTGTTATTACCTCATCGATTGAGTAGATTGGGTCCGAAATTATCTGTAGCGGATGTAAATGGAGATGGAAAGGAAGATTTTTTCGTGGGTGGGGCAAAAGATCAGTCAGGGGCTATTTATTTTCAAACTGAGAATGGTTCTTTCAGTTTGAGCAAACAAGCGGCACTGATCGCTGATAGTAAGTATGAGGACCTTGGCTCGGGTTTTTTTGATGCCGATAATGATGGTGACGTGGACTTGTATGTAGTTTCAGGTGGGACAGAATCAAGTGAAGGTGCAAACTATCAAGATAGATTGTATTTGAATGATGGCAAAGGGAACTTTACGAAATTTGCTAAAAATTTGCCGACAATCATTTCAAGTGGCTCTTGTGTGAGTTTCATTGATTTTGATGCTGATGGAGACCTCGATATATTTAGAGGCGGAAGGACAATTCCTGACAAATATCCATTTCCTCCCCGTTCTTATTTTTTGAAAAATAACGGTAAGGGAGTATTCGAAGATGTAAGTAATATAGTTGCGAAGGAAATTATGCAACTTGGAATGATTACTTCAACATGTGTAACTGACCTTAACGGTGATAAAATTCCTGAATTGGTCTTGGCAGGAGAATGGATGCCAATTAAGATTTTTGAAATAAAGAATGGTGTTTTCGTAGAAAGCGCATTGAGCCAACAGTTAAAGAATACTGAAGGATGGTGGTATAGTTTGTCAAATGCGGATCTGGATGGTGATGGCGATCAAGATTTACTTTGCGGCAATCTAGGAGAAAATTATAAGTTTCATGCAAGCGTAGAAAAGCCATTCCAGGTTTATGGAAATGATTTTGACCACAACGGCAGCATAGATATTGTCCTGGCGAAATATAATGGTTCGAATTTGGTTCCTGTGCGGGGAAAACAATGCAGTGGCGAGCAGATGCCTTTCATCAATGTAAAGTTTCCTTCTTTCAATGCATTTGCCGACGCAAAACTAGAGGATATTTATGGTAAAGGACTGGATTCAAGTGTACACTATTCCGCAAAACTATTTGCCAGTGTCGCATTGATGAACGAAGGTGGTAGTTTAAAATTAGTTGAATTGCCAGGTGAAGTTCAATTTTCAACAGCTCAATCCATTCTGTCGGCTGATTTCAATGCGGATCAAAAGTTGGACTTATTTGTAGCAGGAAATCAATATGGTGCAGAGGTCGAAACGACAAGAGCTGATGCCAGCATCGGTGCTTTTTTTCAAGGAAATGGCAATGGCAGTTGGAAATTTATTCATCCTTCTTCATCTGGAGTTTTTCTTCCCTATGATGTGAAAGATGCAAAACTGATTCATGTTGGTGGGACAAAGGCAGTTTTAGTTTCAGTGAATAATGGAAACCTTAAGTTGTTGCAATGGAAATAA
- a CDS encoding PorP/SprF family type IX secretion system membrane protein, whose amino-acid sequence MKINFKNIGIAALFVLSAITRNSAQDYAVALKTPAVYNHYHLNPFLVNPAATGADGVSTILLNYRDQWAGFPNSPKGFTLGINGAPVNNMGIGGLIYSENYGVANRFIGQGNYAYHFKAGSNVFSLGLAGSYIQYSLDNDVITDPQHQGTDPTINEALNGEKYFAADLGFNVDIAQKYFLGVSIPHIVETALDNKSSSTSNTGNADRPVNFFALLGARFKLPDYRMVLEPSVGLKKISDVPFGTDVNIIAKMLDEKLFGGFTYSFGPSSHRLVFLGGVRLDKFKFFYSYDQSYADFQGYNNGSHELTLSVDLYKLKPKMMKQEPMPETAPPSMENK is encoded by the coding sequence ATGAAAATAAATTTTAAAAATATAGGAATAGCTGCATTATTTGTATTATCAGCTATTACGAGAAACTCTGCACAAGATTATGCTGTGGCTCTCAAGACACCTGCTGTGTACAACCACTACCATTTGAATCCATTTCTTGTGAATCCTGCAGCCACTGGAGCAGATGGTGTTTCTACTATATTACTCAATTATAGAGACCAATGGGCTGGATTTCCGAATTCTCCAAAGGGATTTACTTTAGGCATCAATGGAGCTCCAGTAAACAATATGGGAATTGGGGGTCTCATATATAGTGAGAATTATGGTGTTGCAAATCGATTTATTGGACAAGGAAATTATGCATATCATTTTAAGGCAGGATCAAATGTGTTTTCTCTGGGCTTAGCCGGTTCTTATATACAGTATAGCCTGGATAATGACGTCATTACTGACCCTCAGCATCAGGGAACAGATCCGACGATCAACGAAGCACTCAATGGAGAGAAATATTTTGCTGCGGATTTGGGATTCAATGTCGATATAGCGCAAAAGTACTTTTTAGGTGTTTCAATACCTCATATCGTTGAAACAGCACTCGACAATAAGTCCAGTAGCACATCAAATACCGGTAATGCAGATCGTCCTGTGAATTTTTTCGCGTTGCTGGGAGCAAGATTCAAATTGCCTGATTACAGGATGGTGCTTGAACCGTCTGTAGGGTTGAAAAAAATTAGTGACGTACCTTTCGGTACAGATGTAAATATCATTGCGAAAATGCTGGACGAAAAATTATTCGGAGGATTTACTTATAGTTTTGGTCCCTCCTCACACAGACTTGTGTTTTTAGGAGGAGTGAGATTAGATAAGTTTAAATTTTTCTATTCATATGATCAGTCATATGCTGATTTCCAGGGATACAACAATGGTTCTCACGAATTAACACTCTCGGTAGACTTATATAAATTGAAACCGAAAATGATGAAGCAGGAACCAATGCCGGAAACGGCACCTCCTTCAATGGAAAATAAATAA